Proteins found in one Thermodesulfobacteriota bacterium genomic segment:
- a CDS encoding outer membrane beta-barrel protein, protein MRYLRVMVVVWLFLSCFAWVVPSVRAECRYKFTPSLSVDEKYDDNIFLRSTDETSDWTSTISPALSLDAQCPTRGITLNYSPGFVFYKRYTEYNTVRHNGNLSAFLQAGPHTRIDFRDSFYRTEEPREQMEAMLVGWRGLVHRDEFGQPIVLRYEYDLPVFDVDIVPEISYAIRRTRNTYYRNTGDIKVSHQFGPKDNFFVGYNDNHLENSDPEIEDTRIQTPFAGVSYWFDVKNGLDLNVRHSISDYETNPDFKQYTGGARLVHLFSQDSSISLAYNYTDMNYDPGGTDYVIHDGMVSYSISPGPHTTLSAGVGYFLRNPERGGTNDGLSYQASIGQKFERGSVFVGGQGGYRQELSDAENLGFAKFWSANGGINYLLLPELTASGGLSYVEEKFIEQADRRDKLWSATAGLAYSYRRWLSLSLSGQHTERDSNVGLNDYDDNQIMLRITASYN, encoded by the coding sequence ATGAGATATCTTAGAGTAATGGTTGTCGTGTGGTTGTTTCTGTCCTGTTTTGCGTGGGTGGTTCCTTCAGTACGGGCCGAATGTCGGTATAAGTTTACTCCGAGCCTCTCTGTTGATGAAAAATATGATGATAACATCTTCCTTAGATCTACGGATGAGACGTCGGACTGGACAAGCACTATCTCGCCGGCGCTTTCCTTGGATGCCCAGTGTCCCACCAGGGGTATCACCCTGAATTACAGCCCGGGATTTGTCTTTTACAAGCGATATACCGAATATAATACCGTGCGCCACAACGGCAACTTAAGCGCCTTTTTGCAGGCCGGTCCCCATACCCGCATCGATTTCAGGGACAGTTTCTACCGGACGGAGGAGCCGAGGGAGCAGATGGAGGCTATGCTCGTTGGGTGGCGTGGCCTTGTCCATAGAGACGAATTCGGTCAGCCCATAGTACTACGCTATGAGTACGATTTGCCCGTATTCGATGTCGACATAGTGCCTGAGATTAGCTACGCTATACGCCGGACCAGAAATACCTATTACCGGAATACCGGTGATATCAAGGTTTCTCATCAATTCGGCCCCAAGGACAATTTTTTTGTGGGTTACAATGACAACCATCTGGAAAACAGCGATCCGGAGATAGAAGACACCAGAATCCAGACCCCTTTTGCGGGGGTCTCTTACTGGTTTGACGTGAAAAACGGTCTGGACTTAAACGTCCGGCACTCCATAAGCGATTATGAGACAAACCCTGATTTTAAGCAATATACGGGCGGCGCACGCCTCGTTCATCTGTTTAGCCAGGACAGCAGTATTTCTCTCGCCTATAACTATACCGACATGAATTATGACCCGGGCGGCACGGATTATGTAATACATGATGGGATGGTTTCATATAGCATAAGCCCGGGACCGCATACTACGCTGAGCGCCGGCGTAGGGTATTTTTTGCGCAATCCCGAAAGGGGCGGGACAAACGATGGATTGAGTTATCAGGCCAGTATCGGACAAAAATTCGAGCGGGGCAGCGTTTTCGTGGGGGGACAGGGCGGCTACCGTCAGGAACTCTCGGATGCGGAAAATCTTGGCTTTGCCAAGTTCTGGTCTGCTAACGGAGGGATTAATTACTTATTATTGCCCGAGTTAACGGCGAGCGGCGGGCTAAGTTATGTGGAAGAAAAGTTTATTGAGCAGGCCGATAGGCGGGATAAACTTTGGTCAGCCACTGCCGGCCTTGCCTATAGTTACAGACGCTGGCTGTCCCTCTCGCTCAGCGGACAGCACACGGAGCGCGATTCGAACGTGGGTCTCAACGACTATGACGATAATCAGATTATGCTAAGGATCACAGCCAGCTATAATTAG
- a CDS encoding Wzz/FepE/Etk N-terminal domain-containing protein, producing the protein MTEKESKIDFTYYLDMLRRRKWYIIPTFFLVLVAGLIYCLAAPKTYKASTTISIIRQRVPEAFVHSTVTADIDERLHSIGEEILSRTRLEGVITQLNLYPEERKKLPMEKIIENIRGRISLEISSAQRAMAKQGATAFTLSYEDESPQTAALVASTLASMFMEEHLKLREEQAVGTSEFLAEQLQQLETQLKEREAAIGAYKMSHMGELPEQRESTLAVLARLQQQLDAIQESIRRGQDRKILLQQQIAVEKEFSRTRSGSGSPGEAGVDSLEQLKENLAVLESRYKPNHPDVLKTKKMIEKWGKTEGKTGEKGEGQVAVEGNRVIANLQQQIYAVDMEVKNLQIESDKVKQKIYAYQGRVENTPRREQELLDLQRNYDNLSASYQDLDAKKLEAERAENLERRQKGEQFRILDPARVPQMPSKPDIPRILAMVIIAALGGSVGLAFGREYIDKSFYRLDDIESFLNLPVLAGIPVLVTADDMKVNKKQRVIAISVISFGIVVTSVLLFAVIKKYPGALL; encoded by the coding sequence ATGACAGAAAAGGAAAGCAAAATAGACTTCACTTATTACCTGGACATGCTCCGGCGCAGGAAGTGGTATATAATTCCCACTTTTTTTCTCGTCCTCGTCGCAGGGCTGATATATTGCCTCGCTGCCCCGAAGACCTATAAGGCCTCTACTACCATAAGTATCATCAGGCAGAGGGTCCCGGAGGCCTTTGTCCATTCCACGGTCACCGCGGATATAGATGAGCGGCTCCACTCCATCGGCGAGGAGATATTAAGCCGCACCAGACTGGAGGGGGTTATAACCCAGCTTAATCTCTATCCTGAGGAGCGTAAAAAACTCCCTATGGAGAAAATAATAGAAAATATACGGGGGAGGATCAGTCTCGAAATTTCTTCCGCCCAGCGGGCCATGGCAAAACAAGGGGCTACCGCCTTTACCCTTAGTTATGAGGATGAATCACCCCAGACTGCGGCCCTGGTGGCAAGTACACTGGCTTCCATGTTTATGGAAGAACATCTGAAATTGCGGGAAGAGCAGGCCGTGGGCACAAGTGAATTCCTGGCCGAGCAACTACAGCAATTGGAAACACAGCTGAAGGAACGTGAGGCAGCCATTGGCGCTTATAAAATGTCCCATATGGGTGAATTGCCGGAGCAGAGAGAGTCCACCCTGGCTGTGCTGGCCCGGCTTCAGCAGCAACTGGACGCCATCCAGGAGAGTATAAGGCGCGGCCAGGACAGAAAGATACTCCTCCAGCAACAGATCGCTGTTGAAAAGGAGTTTTCACGCACCAGATCAGGATCCGGATCCCCGGGAGAGGCAGGGGTTGACTCTCTTGAACAATTAAAAGAAAACCTTGCCGTCCTGGAGTCGAGGTACAAGCCCAACCACCCGGATGTCCTTAAAACCAAGAAGATGATTGAAAAGTGGGGGAAAACAGAGGGGAAAACCGGTGAGAAGGGAGAAGGCCAGGTGGCGGTTGAAGGCAACCGGGTCATTGCGAATCTCCAGCAGCAGATATATGCCGTTGACATGGAGGTAAAGAACCTTCAAATAGAGTCAGACAAGGTAAAACAAAAGATATATGCCTACCAGGGTAGAGTTGAGAATACGCCACGCCGCGAGCAGGAGCTTCTTGATCTCCAGAGAAATTATGACAACTTGAGCGCGAGCTATCAAGATCTGGATGCCAAAAAGCTGGAGGCGGAACGGGCCGAGAACCTGGAAAGAAGGCAGAAGGGCGAGCAGTTCCGGATACTTGACCCGGCCCGGGTGCCCCAGATGCCGTCCAAACCCGACATTCCCAGGATACTGGCGATGGTCATAATTGCTGCCCTGGGTGGATCTGTCGGGCTGGCCTTTGGCCGTGAATATATTGATAAGTCTTTTTACCGTCTTGACGACATAGAATCATTTCTGAATTTGCCGGTCCTGGCCGGCATCCCTGTGCTGGTCACGGCCGATGATATGAAAGTAAATAAAAAACAAAGGGTTATTGCGATTTCTGTAATAAGCTTTGGAATTGTAGTTACGTCTGTTCTTTTATTCGCCGTAATAAAAAAGTACCCGGGGGCGTTGCTATAG
- a CDS encoding AAA family ATPase, whose amino-acid sequence MYERFYYLNEKPFKITPDPRFLFWSEGHKEALAHLRYGVEEKKGFVVITGDVGTGKTTLLQALLAGLKDNIHYAAVSNPGMSIDDFLYYIGNAFGFSMGTFSKAQFLLRFSEFLQESARQGKYVLLIVDEAHKLSVELLEEIRLLSNLETAEEKLLNIFLVGQPELNPKLTDPSLLPLRQRISASYHLLPLSREDVGEYLKKRLLVAGAKFNNLFKPGAIKAIYKYTKGYPRAINILADQALLTGYVKGKKVIDAKIVREASRDLTLPGEKKIRFFPVWLKWGMGAVAGVIAIVLWGMYYFS is encoded by the coding sequence ATGTACGAGCGTTTTTATTACCTGAATGAAAAGCCTTTTAAGATAACGCCCGATCCCCGTTTTCTTTTTTGGAGCGAAGGCCATAAAGAGGCCCTGGCCCATCTGAGGTATGGGGTGGAGGAGAAGAAAGGGTTTGTAGTTATCACCGGCGATGTAGGCACCGGCAAGACCACATTGTTGCAGGCATTGCTGGCGGGTCTGAAGGATAATATACATTATGCCGCGGTCTCTAACCCCGGCATGAGCATCGATGATTTTTTATATTATATAGGCAATGCCTTCGGGTTTTCGATGGGGACCTTTTCCAAGGCCCAATTCTTGCTGAGATTTTCTGAGTTTCTGCAAGAATCGGCCCGTCAGGGGAAATATGTACTCCTTATTGTTGACGAGGCCCATAAGCTGTCTGTTGAACTTTTAGAGGAAATAAGACTCCTTTCTAACCTGGAAACGGCCGAGGAAAAACTATTAAACATCTTTTTGGTCGGTCAACCGGAATTGAACCCGAAGCTTACGGATCCATCCCTTTTACCCCTAAGACAGCGGATAAGCGCTTCTTACCACCTCCTGCCCCTGAGCAGGGAGGATGTCGGGGAATACCTGAAAAAGCGCCTGCTTGTCGCCGGGGCCAAGTTTAACAATCTTTTTAAACCTGGAGCTATAAAGGCAATCTATAAATATACAAAGGGATACCCCCGGGCCATTAATATCCTGGCCGACCAGGCCCTGTTAACCGGCTATGTAAAAGGAAAGAAGGTGATCGATGCCAAAATCGTCAGAGAGGCGTCAAGAGACCTGACACTTCCCGGTGAAAAGAAAATCAGATTCTTCCCGGTATGGTTGAAGTGGGGAATGGGGGCCGTAGCCGGGGTTATCGCCATTGTATTGTGGGGGATGTATTATTTTTCGTAA
- a CDS encoding polysaccharide biosynthesis tyrosine autokinase: protein MGKIYDALEKFNREKVKRPSVPEASPEVKTAGETPVLDAPGCDIKIESLPLADAPGRNIEIEGFPQDQHAAYGLDERLVTVTDPQSLAAEQFKMLRSRILYPRNGSIPRTIMVASAMEEEGKSLISANLAISIAQGIQEHVLLVDCDIRRPAQHLLFNVSGEHGLSDYLTSDVPLEDLFIKTDIDKLTLLPGGMPPPNPSELLSSEKMGRFIEEVKNRYHDRFIVFDCTPAQITSEVSVLAKSVDGILMVVRRGKTDRDIIKRSVSALGRDKIIGVVFNGFTHFSREYEYYRSYKYRG, encoded by the coding sequence ATGGGCAAGATATATGACGCCTTGGAGAAATTTAACCGTGAGAAGGTGAAAAGACCATCTGTACCGGAGGCTTCGCCTGAGGTAAAAACGGCCGGGGAGACGCCTGTCTTGGATGCGCCGGGATGCGATATCAAGATAGAGAGTTTGCCCCTCGCAGATGCTCCGGGGCGCAATATTGAGATCGAAGGGTTTCCGCAGGATCAACATGCGGCTTATGGCCTTGACGAGCGGTTGGTAACCGTGACCGATCCACAGTCCCTGGCCGCCGAACAATTCAAGATGCTGCGTTCCCGCATCCTGTACCCCCGCAATGGCTCCATCCCCAGGACCATAATGGTCGCGAGCGCCATGGAGGAGGAGGGTAAATCACTTATTTCCGCCAATCTGGCTATCAGCATCGCACAGGGAATTCAGGAACATGTATTGCTGGTTGATTGCGATATCCGCAGGCCGGCGCAACACCTTTTATTTAATGTATCCGGTGAGCATGGCCTGAGCGATTATCTTACTTCCGATGTCCCCTTGGAAGATCTTTTTATCAAGACAGACATTGATAAATTGACTCTTCTGCCCGGCGGTATGCCTCCTCCCAATCCGTCCGAGCTCCTTTCCTCAGAGAAAATGGGCCGTTTTATTGAGGAAGTCAAAAATCGTTACCATGACCGGTTTATAGTCTTTGATTGTACTCCGGCCCAGATAACGTCAGAGGTATCTGTCCTGGCCAAAAGTGTAGACGGCATTCTCATGGTTGTGAGGAGAGGAAAGACAGATCGTGATATAATTAAAAGATCGGTCTCAGCGCTGGGCAGAGATAAAATTATAGGTGTGGTATTCAACGGGTTCACTCATTTTTCTCGTGAGTATGAGTATTACCGGAGCTACAAGTATCGTGGATGA
- a CDS encoding DUF3473 domain-containing protein has product MMSSIANALTIDVEDYFQVHAFSSVINPPDWDNYESRVEGNTYRILEMLSNPCGAVIPAHHSSLITHHSIKATFFILGWIAEKYPKLIREIAGQGHEIASHGYRHELVTNQCPDEFRADVAKTKKILEDITGEEVVGYRASTYSITRKTLWALKILAEEGYKYDSSIFPVHHDVYGFPDAPRFPFKVCLNGNVQTVQSFAVKNSFKRANDSNISNAIWEFPISTIRLLRQNIPIAGGGYFRLFPYWLVKRLLGHINRTEQRSFIFYLHPWEFDPGQPKIDNAPLKSRVRHYLNLDKVEGRFKTLLSDFNFVPIRGLMDKKPFASLR; this is encoded by the coding sequence ATGATGAGTTCAATCGCTAACGCCCTCACCATAGACGTGGAAGACTATTTCCAGGTACACGCCTTCTCAAGTGTGATAAATCCTCCAGACTGGGATAACTACGAGTCACGGGTGGAAGGTAATACCTACAGGATATTAGAGATGTTGAGCAACCCATGCGGTGCTGTTATCCCGGCTCATCACTCGTCACTCATCACTCATCACTCAATAAAGGCCACTTTCTTTATTTTGGGCTGGATAGCTGAAAAATATCCAAAATTAATCCGGGAGATAGCCGGACAAGGGCATGAGATTGCATCACACGGTTATCGCCATGAACTGGTAACCAATCAGTGTCCGGATGAATTTCGAGCGGATGTTGCAAAGACGAAAAAGATACTTGAGGACATCACCGGTGAAGAGGTTGTCGGTTATCGTGCCTCTACCTATTCCATCACCAGAAAGACCTTATGGGCGCTTAAGATTCTGGCGGAAGAAGGATATAAATACGATTCCAGTATCTTTCCCGTGCATCATGATGTCTATGGCTTTCCTGATGCCCCGCGATTCCCGTTCAAGGTTTGTCTGAACGGTAACGTTCAGACAGTTCAATCGTTCGCTGTTAAGAACTCGTTTAAACGCGCGAACGACTCAAACATTTCGAACGCTATTTGGGAATTTCCCATCTCCACTATCCGGCTTCTTAGACAAAATATTCCTATCGCCGGAGGAGGCTATTTTCGCCTATTTCCCTACTGGCTGGTGAAGCGGTTGCTTGGGCACATCAACAGGACTGAACAAAGATCGTTCATATTCTATTTACACCCCTGGGAATTTGATCCGGGACAGCCAAAAATTGACAATGCCCCGTTGAAATCAAGGGTCCGGCATTATTTGAATCTCGATAAGGTTGAAGGACGATTTAAAACGTTGCTAAGTGATTTTAATTTTGTCCCGATCAGGGGTTTGATGGACAAAAAACCCTTTGCGTCTCTGCGGTGA
- a CDS encoding EpsI family protein, with translation MLSNTRITIVSILLVVAAIISYCYVGNIIEVPIKKPLSTFPTQIGTWRWVDHTPMGDEVRKMLGVDDYIQYDYVSADGMPVNLYVSYFSRVGSGGKGYHSPKNCMPGGGWNIIHSEPFKLTVSHSRPVTVEINKMVMQKGAEKEVVFYWYQCRGRIIHSEYMEKIYLVLDSMFKRRADGAFIRIMAPVQDGQETKAVEYLKDFTKQVIPALEEHLPGA, from the coding sequence ATGTTATCAAACACCCGTATAACTATTGTATCTATTCTCCTGGTCGTTGCGGCCATTATTTCCTATTGCTATGTGGGTAACATAATTGAAGTGCCCATAAAAAAACCGCTCAGCACATTTCCCACACAGATCGGCACATGGAGATGGGTTGATCATACACCCATGGGCGACGAGGTGAGAAAGATGTTGGGGGTTGACGACTACATCCAGTATGATTACGTATCCGCAGACGGCATGCCGGTAAATCTCTACGTAAGCTATTTTTCGCGCGTAGGGAGCGGCGGGAAGGGCTATCACTCTCCGAAAAACTGCATGCCCGGAGGCGGCTGGAATATCATACACTCAGAGCCTTTTAAATTGACGGTTAGTCATTCCAGGCCGGTTACCGTTGAGATTAACAAGATGGTAATGCAGAAGGGCGCCGAAAAAGAGGTCGTATTCTATTGGTATCAATGCCGGGGCCGGATAATACACTCTGAATACATGGAAAAGATTTATTTGGTGCTGGACTCCATGTTCAAACGCCGGGCTGACGGCGCCTTCATCCGCATTATGGCGCCGGTACAGGATGGCCAGGAGACGAAGGCAGTCGAATATTTGAAGGATTTTACGAAGCAGGTAATCCCGGCGCTGGAGGAACATCTGCCAGGAGCATGA
- a CDS encoding exosortase/archaeosortase family protein, with product MEAILTKHRNMTYLQLGLILGLFFLLYYPVITKMVSDWGIDDNYSHGYLIPAIAGYMIWIIRKDLKKIEPTPGNLGLILLIPGLCQLLVARVGSEYFLQRTSMILVLFGLSLFLMGKKFTKKASFPMAYLFFMIPVPAIIWDKIAFPMKLFASYLAVKVIGLIGIPIFREGNILHLANTTLEVADACSGLRSLTSLLALSAALVFFTEHSRFKKWLLFLSAVPIAILTNIIRLTVTAGLASRYGEKVAQGFLHEFSGWLIFLLGLAMLMGVNALLSQKIKFAMRNPKSEIEK from the coding sequence ATGGAAGCCATCCTTACTAAACACCGAAACATGACCTACTTGCAGCTTGGCCTGATCCTTGGACTCTTTTTCCTTCTCTATTATCCTGTCATTACAAAAATGGTGTCGGACTGGGGGATCGATGACAATTATTCGCACGGCTACCTGATTCCGGCCATAGCAGGCTATATGATCTGGATTATAAGAAAAGACCTGAAAAAGATTGAGCCCACACCCGGCAACCTTGGCCTTATCCTGTTAATCCCCGGACTATGCCAACTCCTTGTGGCGCGGGTCGGTTCTGAGTATTTTCTCCAGCGGACCTCGATGATATTGGTTTTATTTGGTCTATCATTGTTTTTAATGGGTAAGAAGTTTACTAAGAAAGCTTCCTTTCCTATGGCCTACTTATTTTTCATGATCCCTGTCCCGGCCATTATCTGGGACAAGATTGCCTTTCCCATGAAGCTTTTTGCCTCATATCTGGCGGTTAAAGTAATCGGCTTAATCGGCATACCAATTTTTAGGGAAGGTAATATCCTCCACCTGGCTAACACTACCCTGGAAGTGGCGGATGCCTGTTCCGGACTCCGGTCATTGACTTCACTTCTGGCCCTAAGCGCCGCGCTTGTATTTTTTACCGAACACTCAAGATTTAAGAAGTGGCTTTTATTTCTTTCAGCCGTTCCCATAGCCATCCTGACCAATATTATCAGGCTAACGGTGACCGCCGGTCTGGCCAGCAGGTACGGAGAGAAGGTTGCCCAGGGATTTTTGCATGAGTTTTCGGGTTGGCTGATATTTCTGCTGGGTCTGGCCATGTTGATGGGCGTTAACGCATTGTTATCTCAAAAAATTAAATTCGCAATGCGCAATCCGAAATCCGAAATTGAAAAATAG
- a CDS encoding transcription termination/antitermination NusG family protein: MKKWYVIQTKVREEGRATFFLRQLGIEIYFPRMEICAMTRAKATMTRKPLFPNYIFAHFDAQKDLSKVSWTKGVQKVLPESPTPVPLDEEIMESIKNLANNDDVVRKRRFKKNERIRVIRGPMRDIMGIFEDWVSDQGRVRILLDLFSYQARLELHHSLIERTG, translated from the coding sequence ATGAAAAAATGGTATGTGATCCAGACCAAAGTCCGGGAGGAAGGCAGGGCGACCTTTTTCCTCCGCCAACTGGGCATTGAAATCTATTTCCCCAGAATGGAAATCTGTGCTATGACCAGGGCTAAGGCAACCATGACCCGGAAACCTCTATTCCCAAACTATATTTTCGCCCATTTTGATGCCCAAAAAGACCTGTCCAAGGTGAGTTGGACAAAGGGTGTCCAAAAAGTATTGCCTGAGAGTCCTACCCCGGTTCCTCTGGATGAGGAGATAATGGAATCCATAAAAAATCTGGCCAATAACGATGACGTTGTGCGAAAACGAAGATTCAAGAAAAATGAACGGATCCGGGTCATCCGGGGGCCAATGCGAGATATTATGGGTATTTTTGAAGACTGGGTTTCAGACCAGGGCCGGGTCAGGATCTTGCTGGACCTCTTTAGTTATCAGGCCCGGCTGGAATTGCACCATTCGCTGATCGAGAGAACCGGTTGA
- a CDS encoding FemAB family PEP-CTERM system-associated protein codes for MEVKILKSENDLWEDYVQRSPVATNYHQSGWRGVIEKSFGHETYYLMAIAGGTARGILPLAHMRSRLFGNFLVSLPFFNYGGIIADDSETVEKLISSAVEIAKELGADHIEFRHLYNKLPVGQTREHKVTMILDLKGDIDSQWKAFNAKLRNQIRKAEKSGLQIKIGGLEDIPGFYEVFAENMRDLGTPVYGRAFFQNVFTSFPESARVFSVIFQDKVIASGIASWFKDTFEVPWASSIREYRALCPNNLLYWEAIKFAIENGFKKFDFGRSTPGEGTYKFKEQWGAGPVQLYWQYWMKDGRSLPELNPKNPRYQLAIKVWQRLPVALTKILGPRIVRNIP; via the coding sequence ATGGAAGTAAAGATATTAAAGAGTGAAAATGACTTGTGGGAGGACTATGTCCAACGGAGTCCTGTAGCCACAAATTACCACCAATCAGGCTGGCGAGGGGTTATAGAAAAAAGCTTCGGGCATGAGACGTATTATCTGATGGCTATAGCCGGGGGGACAGCCAGGGGTATATTACCACTCGCTCATATGCGCAGCCGTTTGTTTGGTAATTTTTTGGTATCCCTTCCATTTTTTAATTACGGGGGGATTATTGCAGATGATTCCGAGACCGTAGAGAAGCTCATATCCAGTGCAGTAGAGATTGCCAAGGAGTTAGGGGCGGATCATATCGAATTCAGACACCTATATAACAAATTGCCCGTCGGCCAGACAAGAGAGCACAAGGTCACTATGATTCTCGATCTCAAGGGCGATATAGATTCTCAATGGAAGGCCTTTAACGCCAAGCTCCGGAATCAGATTAGAAAGGCAGAGAAAAGCGGCCTTCAGATAAAGATCGGCGGATTAGAAGATATCCCTGGATTTTACGAGGTATTTGCCGAAAACATGCGCGACCTGGGGACTCCGGTCTATGGAAGGGCCTTCTTCCAAAACGTGTTTACCTCTTTCCCGGAAAGCGCCAGGGTTTTTAGCGTAATTTTTCAGGACAAAGTTATAGCCTCCGGGATAGCCTCCTGGTTTAAGGATACGTTCGAGGTCCCGTGGGCATCATCAATTCGGGAATACAGGGCCCTTTGTCCCAACAACCTTCTTTACTGGGAAGCGATAAAATTTGCCATTGAAAATGGATTTAAAAAGTTTGATTTTGGCCGCTCGACACCGGGCGAAGGGACGTACAAGTTCAAAGAACAGTGGGGCGCCGGGCCTGTCCAGCTTTACTGGCAGTATTGGATGAAAGACGGTCGGTCATTACCCGAACTGAATCCCAAAAATCCGAGATATCAACTGGCAATTAAGGTATGGCAAAGATTACCGGTGGCGCTGACTAAAATCCTGGGGCCGCGGATTGTAAGGAATATACCGTAG
- a CDS encoding four helix bundle protein: protein MSRDYRKIKAWQLADDITVEVYNITRSFPKEEIYGLTSQLRRAISSVPANIVEGATRSHKKEYVHFLNIARVSLAEADDFLHLAKRLNYFDEKRYNEISKKINELGATLYGLMQAVKKEV, encoded by the coding sequence ATGAGTAGAGACTATAGAAAGATAAAAGCATGGCAACTGGCCGATGATATTACAGTTGAGGTTTATAATATTACTCGGTCGTTTCCAAAAGAAGAAATTTATGGACTTACATCCCAGTTACGCAGGGCTATATCCTCTGTTCCTGCTAATATTGTCGAAGGCGCTACACGCAGTCATAAAAAAGAATATGTTCATTTTCTTAACATTGCGCGAGTTTCTTTGGCCGAGGCAGACGATTTCCTTCACCTTGCAAAGAGACTAAATTATTTTGATGAGAAACGATACAACGAAATTTCAAAAAAGATAAACGAACTTGGTGCTACATTATATGGGCTTATGCAAGCAGTTAAAAAAGAGGTCTGA
- a CDS encoding DegT/DnrJ/EryC1/StrS family aminotransferase, producing MPSDILAGLKETLYGNKCLEGFKEDIRRYFGVRHCFLVSSGRAALTMLLKAMRQLSPDKDEVVLPAYTSFSVPSAVVKAGLKVSLCDIDPETMSPDIDSLKESLSDKTLCFVVCHLYGYPCDMDAILKMAGESGVFVIDDAAQAMGATYKGKALGTFGDAGIFSLSRGKNITTIDGGIIITDSEKIAAELSKLELKKAGFLDRLNLIFKAMIMSLLLRPHFYWIPQRLPFLKLGLSVFSTEFGLKEFTGVQAGIGRRMLRRLKQINEGRKKKAGGLMAGLSGCSGVKFPRQIAGAEPVFLRLPVRLNRIDDCGKAGLGIVRSYPYPLNEIDALRPHLVSDGRNFPGAKEFSRRVWTLPTHGYVQQEDMKNILEHYSLRSQV from the coding sequence ATGCCCTCTGATATTCTGGCGGGCTTGAAAGAGACCCTTTACGGTAATAAGTGTCTCGAGGGGTTTAAAGAAGATATCCGCCGCTATTTTGGTGTAAGGCACTGTTTCCTCGTCTCTTCAGGACGTGCTGCCCTGACTATGCTTCTAAAGGCCATGAGGCAACTCAGCCCGGATAAAGATGAGGTGGTTCTGCCTGCCTATACATCATTTTCTGTCCCCTCCGCAGTGGTCAAGGCCGGGCTTAAGGTATCGCTTTGTGACATAGACCCCGAGACAATGAGTCCGGATATAGATAGTCTGAAAGAGTCGCTATCTGATAAGACCCTTTGCTTTGTGGTATGTCATTTATATGGCTATCCATGCGATATGGATGCTATTCTAAAGATGGCCGGAGAGTCAGGTGTATTTGTGATAGATGACGCCGCCCAGGCTATGGGCGCTACATATAAAGGCAAGGCCTTGGGCACGTTTGGTGACGCAGGGATTTTCAGTCTGAGTAGGGGCAAGAATATCACTACAATTGACGGCGGCATAATAATTACCGACTCGGAAAAAATAGCCGCGGAACTTTCGAAATTAGAACTTAAGAAGGCAGGTTTCTTAGACCGGCTGAATCTGATTTTTAAAGCGATGATCATGTCTCTGCTGTTAAGGCCACATTTCTATTGGATACCACAGAGACTCCCGTTTTTAAAACTGGGCCTTTCGGTATTCTCTACCGAGTTTGGGCTTAAGGAGTTTACAGGAGTTCAGGCGGGAATCGGCCGGAGGATGTTGAGGAGACTTAAACAGATAAATGAAGGCAGAAAGAAGAAGGCCGGAGGGCTGATGGCTGGTCTCAGCGGCTGTAGTGGCGTTAAATTTCCCCGGCAGATTGCGGGCGCAGAACCCGTATTCTTAAGGCTCCCCGTGAGGCTTAACAGGATAGACGACTGTGGAAAAGCGGGTCTGGGAATCGTCCGGTCATATCCTTATCCGTTGAATGAGATCGATGCGTTACGCCCTCACCTGGTTTCGGATGGAAGAAATTTCCCGGGGGCAAAGGAGTTTTCCAGGCGGGTATGGACGTTGCCCACGCATGGATATGTACAACAAGAAGACATGAAAAATATTTTAGAACATTACAGTCTCAGGTCTCAAGTCTGA